A single region of the Pseudomonas sp. B21-023 genome encodes:
- a CDS encoding amino acid adenylation domain-containing protein: MNAHQLLALFDRHGVALEVDGDKLRCKAPKGFLDDALMAALKTHKQALIALLAAPDDSAPIPCRPHGQVDCPLSFSQRQLWFLDQLAPGNPFYNVPSALRLKGRLEAAVLERALNVLVERHAMLRTTFASVDGEPRQVVHASLPLPLAVLDLSQLPEALRQERLAAAVEAEAHAPFDLAQGPLLRSTLLRLGDEDHVWLYSVHHIVADGWSMGVILHEVANAYAELLRGVPARLAPLPIQYADYACWQRQRLDGAALQGQLDFWRRTLAGAPILLEIPGDRPRPAVQRFVGATFSSTLGADTLAELDALARHTQGTRFNVLLAALDVLLWRYSGQRDLCVGTPFANRGRAELEPLVGHFVNTLVIRQQLDPAQTFAELLREVRGNMLQIHAHHDVPFDLVVEALNPPRDPGHSPLFQVMMVVQNTPGAAVALPGLELSPHGTGSATAKFDLAFEWSERDGALHLLVEYNTDLFDHGTIERLSGHYRHLLAQVAGDPKRPLRELSLLDTAEREQVLHGWNRPAPLPTPVDCVHRLVEAQVARNPQACAVVFEGEALSYAELNAQANRLARHLRTLGVGPDVRVAVCVERCAALPVALLAVLKAGGAYVPLDPDYPIGRLGHMLGDSTPAVLLTLGAARATLGRAMQASGWEAPVLDLLADAPCWAHLAADNLAAHEVGVTPEHLAYVIYTSGTTGLPKGVMVAHRGLGNLLLWCLGVCGEAGAMLHKIPFGFDASAWETFWPLATGGRLVIARPGGHLEPGYLARLVREQGVTAMVFVPAMLQLFLEVEEASLCHGLSDVFCGGGELSPALARLLRARLPKARLHNVYGPTETTVINSIWTLAPGDAVPALRLPIGRPIANNRFHVLDDFDAPVPPGVTGHLHIGGVGVARGYLGLPALTAERFIDSPFVPGDRLYRSGDLARYRADGQLEFLGRDDFQVKLRGVRLELSEVEARLQAFPGITASVVLMLGEQAEHQRLVACCVAPARPDEQAVRAHLADTLPSAVLPSSYLWLDAMPLTANGKIDRQALAERAEHDLAARQVNLGSPRDHIELTLYQIWKGLLLAPQIGIRDNFFAVGGTSIAAVKMAYQIGQAFEVEVPARVVLGHPTIEALGGWLRNGAATQGDNGNLITFRQGEGRHNVVCIHPAGGTAFCYLSLAKELPEAVGVYGVQSPGLNPGEATEPTVEAMADAYLRLIEPLKHGPLLLTGLSFGGLVAYEMARRLRLAGHGQVSVVLLDTQGSDDPAFRAQIGTVDMAEFRDKLVRFNGMYPGIEDAQVERYFHVYNHNRLAMAAYACPPQAGRVVLVQAREDMTRGQLRGLRAFWRCRAADGYLATLVQGGHWDMLESAEIHRVSRTLQRELQRFDAQEGK, translated from the coding sequence ATGAACGCCCATCAACTGCTGGCGTTGTTCGATCGCCATGGCGTAGCCCTCGAAGTGGACGGCGACAAGCTGCGCTGCAAGGCGCCTAAAGGGTTTCTCGATGACGCCCTGATGGCGGCGCTGAAGACCCACAAGCAGGCGTTGATCGCCTTGCTCGCAGCGCCAGACGACAGCGCGCCGATCCCGTGCCGTCCGCACGGGCAGGTCGATTGCCCGCTGTCCTTCTCGCAGCGGCAGTTGTGGTTCCTCGACCAGCTGGCACCGGGCAACCCGTTCTACAACGTGCCCTCGGCGCTGCGGCTCAAGGGCCGGCTGGAGGCTGCCGTGCTGGAGCGAGCGCTGAACGTGCTGGTCGAACGCCATGCCATGTTGCGCACCACCTTCGCCAGCGTCGATGGCGAGCCGCGCCAGGTGGTGCACGCGAGCCTGCCGCTGCCCCTGGCCGTGCTGGACCTGAGCCAGTTGCCCGAGGCGCTGCGCCAGGAGCGCCTGGCCGCCGCCGTCGAAGCCGAGGCCCACGCGCCGTTCGACCTGGCCCAGGGCCCGCTGCTGCGCTCGACGCTGCTGCGCCTGGGCGATGAGGATCATGTTTGGCTGTACAGCGTGCACCATATCGTCGCCGACGGCTGGTCGATGGGGGTGATCCTGCACGAGGTCGCCAACGCCTACGCCGAGCTGCTGCGCGGCGTGCCTGCGCGCCTTGCACCGCTGCCGATACAGTACGCCGACTACGCCTGCTGGCAGCGCCAACGCCTGGACGGCGCGGCGCTGCAGGGCCAGCTGGACTTCTGGCGGCGCACCCTGGCCGGTGCGCCGATCCTGCTGGAAATCCCCGGCGACCGCCCGCGCCCAGCCGTGCAGCGGTTCGTCGGCGCGACCTTCAGCTCGACACTGGGCGCCGACACCCTGGCCGAGCTCGACGCCTTGGCCCGGCACACCCAGGGCACGCGCTTCAATGTGCTGCTCGCCGCCCTGGACGTGCTGTTGTGGCGCTACAGCGGGCAGCGCGACCTGTGCGTGGGCACGCCATTCGCCAACCGCGGCAGGGCCGAGCTCGAACCCCTGGTCGGGCACTTCGTCAACACCCTGGTGATCCGCCAGCAACTCGACCCGGCGCAGACCTTCGCCGAACTGCTGCGCGAAGTGCGCGGCAACATGCTGCAAATCCACGCGCACCACGACGTGCCGTTCGACCTGGTGGTTGAGGCGCTCAACCCACCCCGTGACCCCGGCCATTCCCCGCTGTTCCAGGTGATGATGGTGGTGCAGAACACCCCGGGCGCCGCCGTTGCGTTGCCGGGCCTGGAACTGTCGCCTCACGGTACTGGCAGCGCCACCGCCAAGTTCGACCTGGCATTCGAGTGGAGCGAGCGCGACGGTGCCCTGCACCTGCTGGTCGAGTACAACACCGACCTGTTCGACCACGGCACCATCGAGCGCCTCAGTGGCCACTATCGCCATCTGCTCGCCCAGGTGGCCGGCGATCCCAAGCGGCCCTTGCGCGAGCTGTCGTTGCTGGATACGGCCGAGCGCGAGCAGGTGCTGCACGGCTGGAACCGGCCGGCCCCGCTGCCGACGCCGGTCGACTGTGTGCACCGCCTGGTCGAGGCGCAGGTGGCGCGCAACCCGCAGGCCTGCGCGGTGGTGTTCGAGGGCGAGGCGCTGAGCTATGCCGAACTCAATGCCCAGGCCAATCGCCTGGCGCGCCACCTGCGCACCCTGGGCGTCGGCCCGGATGTGCGCGTGGCGGTCTGCGTGGAGCGCTGCGCGGCATTGCCGGTGGCGCTGCTGGCGGTGCTCAAGGCCGGTGGCGCCTATGTGCCGCTGGACCCGGACTACCCAATCGGGCGCCTGGGCCACATGCTGGGCGACAGCACCCCGGCGGTACTGCTGACGCTGGGCGCGGCCCGCGCCACCCTGGGCCGGGCCATGCAGGCCTCGGGCTGGGAGGCGCCGGTCCTCGACCTGCTGGCCGATGCCCCGTGCTGGGCGCACCTGGCCGCCGACAACCTGGCCGCCCATGAAGTGGGCGTGACCCCTGAGCACCTGGCCTACGTGATCTACACCTCGGGCACCACCGGCCTGCCCAAGGGCGTGATGGTCGCGCATCGCGGGCTGGGCAACCTGCTGCTGTGGTGCCTGGGCGTATGCGGCGAGGCCGGGGCGATGCTGCACAAGATCCCGTTCGGTTTCGACGCCTCGGCGTGGGAAACCTTCTGGCCGCTGGCCACCGGCGGGCGCCTGGTGATCGCCCGGCCCGGCGGGCATCTGGAGCCCGGCTACCTGGCCCGGCTGGTACGCGAGCAGGGCGTCACCGCGATGGTGTTCGTGCCGGCCATGCTGCAGCTGTTCCTGGAGGTGGAGGAGGCCAGCCTGTGCCACGGCCTGAGCGATGTGTTCTGCGGCGGCGGCGAGCTGTCGCCGGCCCTGGCGCGGCTGTTGCGCGCACGCCTGCCCAAGGCGCGGCTGCACAACGTCTACGGGCCGACCGAGACCACTGTCATCAACAGCATCTGGACCCTGGCGCCGGGTGACGCGGTGCCGGCCCTGCGCTTGCCGATCGGCCGGCCCATCGCCAACAACCGCTTCCATGTGCTCGACGACTTCGATGCGCCGGTGCCGCCCGGTGTCACCGGCCACCTGCACATTGGCGGCGTGGGCGTGGCCCGTGGCTACCTCGGGTTGCCGGCGCTGACCGCCGAACGCTTCATCGACAGCCCGTTCGTGCCCGGTGATCGCCTCTATCGCAGCGGCGACCTGGCCCGCTACCGTGCCGATGGGCAACTGGAATTCCTGGGGCGCGACGACTTCCAGGTCAAGCTGCGCGGCGTGCGTCTGGAACTGAGCGAGGTCGAGGCGCGGCTGCAGGCCTTCCCCGGGATCACGGCCAGCGTGGTACTGATGCTCGGCGAACAGGCCGAGCACCAGCGCCTGGTGGCTTGTTGCGTGGCGCCCGCCAGGCCGGACGAACAGGCCGTGCGCGCGCACCTGGCTGACACCTTGCCCAGCGCCGTGCTGCCTAGCAGCTATCTGTGGCTCGACGCCATGCCGCTGACCGCCAACGGCAAGATCGATCGCCAGGCGCTGGCCGAGCGCGCCGAACACGATCTGGCCGCGCGCCAGGTCAACCTCGGCAGCCCCCGCGACCATATCGAACTGACCCTCTACCAGATCTGGAAAGGCCTGCTGCTGGCCCCACAGATCGGCATTCGCGACAACTTCTTCGCCGTCGGCGGCACCTCCATCGCCGCGGTGAAGATGGCCTACCAGATCGGCCAGGCCTTCGAGGTCGAGGTCCCGGCGCGGGTGGTACTCGGCCACCCGACCATCGAGGCCCTGGGCGGCTGGTTGCGAAACGGGGCCGCCACTCAAGGGGACAACGGCAACCTGATCACCTTCCGCCAGGGCGAGGGGCGGCACAACGTGGTGTGTATCCACCCGGCCGGCGGCACCGCGTTCTGCTACCTGTCGCTGGCCAAGGAGCTGCCCGAGGCGGTTGGTGTGTACGGCGTGCAATCGCCGGGGCTCAACCCCGGCGAAGCCACCGAGCCCACGGTCGAGGCGATGGCCGATGCCTACCTGCGCCTGATCGAGCCTTTGAAGCACGGCCCGCTGCTGCTCACCGGGCTGTCGTTCGGCGGCCTGGTGGCCTACGAGATGGCCCGCCGTCTGCGCTTGGCCGGACACGGGCAGGTCAGCGTGGTCCTGCTCGACACCCAGGGTTCGGACGATCCGGCCTTCCGGGCGCAGATCGGTACCGTCGACATGGCCGAGTTCCGCGACAAGCTGGTGCGCTTCAACGGCATGTACCCCGGTATCGAGGACGCCCAGGTCGAGCGCTACTTCCACGTCTACAACCATAACCGTCTGGCCATGGCCGCCTACGCCTGCCCACCCCAGGCCGGGCGGGTGGTGCTGGTGCAGGCGCGGGAAGACATGACCCGCGGCCAGTTGCGCGGGCTGCGGGCGTTCTGGCGGTGCCGCGCCGCCGACGGCTACCTGGCCACGCTGGTGCAGGGCGGCCACTGGGACATGCTCGAAAGCGCCGAGATCCATCGGGTGTCACGCACCCTCCAGCGTGAACTGCAACGTTTCGACGCCCAGGAGGGCAAATGA